The Limnochorda sp. LNt genome includes a region encoding these proteins:
- a CDS encoding cation diffusion facilitator family transporter, giving the protein MASARVSRGIRVGLVTIVVNLVLAAAKVAAGWWGRSYALVADGVESLTDIGTTLGFLAALQLGDRPPDADHPYGHRRLESELTRLLTLGLIAAGGLIGWQSLRSLGQPLRPDWVVPAVALVSIGVKEWMFHYTVRAGRRLASPALVANAWHHRSDALTSVVTLVAVVGAILGWPWLDPLAGLTVAGVIVWVAARLYWRATRELIDTAPPRPIMRRLMDTARKTPGVQRVMRLRARLHGDRVLADLVIAVDPGLTVERGHDIAESVEQALHRALPELLDVTVHVEPGLSRSAR; this is encoded by the coding sequence GTGGCGTCCGCACGGGTCAGCCGGGGCATCCGGGTCGGTCTCGTCACCATCGTCGTCAACCTGGTCCTGGCGGCTGCCAAGGTGGCAGCCGGGTGGTGGGGGCGTTCGTACGCCCTGGTGGCGGACGGGGTCGAGTCGCTGACCGACATCGGCACCACGCTGGGTTTCCTGGCGGCACTGCAGCTGGGCGATCGCCCGCCCGACGCCGACCATCCCTACGGCCACCGCCGGCTCGAGTCGGAGCTGACCCGGCTGCTGACTCTGGGGCTCATCGCGGCCGGCGGCCTCATCGGCTGGCAGTCGCTGCGGAGCCTGGGGCAGCCCCTTCGTCCCGACTGGGTGGTGCCAGCCGTCGCGCTGGTCTCCATCGGGGTCAAGGAGTGGATGTTTCACTACACCGTCCGGGCGGGGCGACGCCTGGCGAGCCCGGCCCTGGTGGCCAACGCCTGGCATCACCGCTCCGACGCCCTCACGTCGGTGGTGACCCTGGTGGCGGTCGTCGGGGCCATCCTGGGATGGCCCTGGCTCGATCCCCTCGCCGGCCTCACCGTGGCCGGCGTCATCGTCTGGGTCGCCGCCCGCCTCTACTGGCGGGCGACCCGGGAGCTGATCGACACGGCGCCACCCCGGCCGATCATGCGGCGCCTGATGGATACCGCCCGCAAGACGCCGGGCGTCCAGCGTGTGATGCGGCTGCGTGCCCGGCTGCACGGCGACCGGGTGCTGGCCGACCTGGTCATCGCCGTGGATCCGGGCCTCACCGTGGAGCGAGGCCACGACATCGCCGAGTCGGTCGAGCAGGCCCTGCACCGGGCCTTGCCGGAGCTCTTGGACGTGACGGTGCACGTGGAGCCCGGCCTCAGCCGAAGCGCCCGGTGA
- the pstB gene encoding phosphate ABC transporter ATP-binding protein PstB: MARRTAPALAMEARHVSVYYGQRRALHDVSLGIPSRRVTALIGPSGCGKTTFLRVLNRMHDLTASARVEGTVLLDGEDIYAPRVDPIAIRRRVGMVFQKPVVFPTMNIFDNVAVGLRLAGERRRPVLNEAVERALRQAALWDEVKDRLGAPATGLSGGQQQRLSIARALAVSPEVLLMDEPTSAIDPVGTQRIEDLIAELKHSVTVVIVTHNMQQAARVSDYVGFFLMGELVEFDETERLFSNPRDPRTEAYITGRFG; the protein is encoded by the coding sequence ATGGCGAGACGCACGGCCCCTGCGCTGGCCATGGAGGCCCGCCACGTCTCCGTCTATTACGGGCAGCGCCGGGCCTTGCACGATGTGAGCCTCGGCATCCCTTCCCGCCGGGTCACCGCGCTCATCGGGCCGTCGGGCTGCGGCAAGACCACGTTCTTGCGGGTGCTCAACCGCATGCACGACCTCACCGCGTCGGCGCGCGTGGAGGGTACCGTGCTGCTGGACGGCGAGGACATCTACGCCCCGAGGGTGGACCCCATCGCGATCCGGCGCCGGGTAGGCATGGTCTTCCAGAAGCCGGTCGTCTTCCCCACCATGAACATCTTCGACAACGTCGCCGTGGGCCTGCGTCTGGCCGGCGAGCGCCGGCGGCCCGTGCTCAACGAGGCGGTGGAGCGGGCCCTGCGCCAGGCGGCCCTGTGGGACGAGGTCAAGGATCGTCTGGGCGCCCCGGCGACGGGCCTGTCCGGTGGTCAGCAGCAGCGCCTCTCCATCGCACGGGCACTGGCCGTCTCGCCCGAGGTGCTCCTGATGGACGAGCCGACCAGCGCCATCGACCCCGTCGGCACGCAACGCATCGAGGACCTCATCGCCGAGCTCAAGCACTCGGTCACCGTCGTCATCGTCACCCACAACATGCAACAGGCGGCGCGGGTGTCGGACTACGTGGGCTTCTTCCTGATGGGGGAGCTGGTGGAGTTCGACGAGACCGAGCGACTCTTCTCCAACCCCCGGGACCCTCGTACCGAGGCCTACATCACCGGGCGCTTCGGCTGA
- the pstA gene encoding phosphate ABC transporter permease PstA: MRAAPAAGHRRLRDRAMALLVAMGAAIALLPLFLVLGYVVREGIGALNLAFFIRDPAPVGEPGGGVRNAIVGSLVINLMASLIGVTIGVGGGIFLSEYGQHRLAPMVRLVGDVLGGMPAIIMGLVAYELVVRPMRSFSALAGAVALGLLMIPIVIRATESALGMVPRELREAGMALGLPRWRVTVSVVLPAARYGIVTGALLALARVAGEAAPLLLTAFGNPYLSLDPTRPMDSLPLRVFVYAISPFREWHAQAWAASLVLVLLILSATLAARWMTRQRA, translated from the coding sequence ATGAGGGCCGCGCCGGCTGCCGGGCATCGCCGCCTGCGCGACCGCGCGATGGCCCTGCTCGTGGCGATGGGGGCAGCGATCGCGTTGCTGCCCCTCTTCCTGGTGCTGGGCTACGTGGTGCGGGAGGGCATCGGGGCCCTCAATCTCGCCTTCTTCATCCGCGATCCGGCGCCCGTCGGCGAGCCGGGGGGCGGCGTGCGCAACGCCATCGTCGGCAGCCTGGTCATCAACCTGATGGCCAGCCTCATCGGCGTCACCATCGGGGTCGGCGGCGGCATCTTCCTGTCGGAGTACGGCCAGCACCGGCTGGCGCCGATGGTGCGCCTGGTGGGCGACGTGCTGGGCGGCATGCCGGCCATCATCATGGGGCTCGTCGCCTACGAGCTCGTGGTGCGTCCCATGCGCAGCTTTTCGGCGCTGGCGGGAGCCGTGGCGCTGGGCCTGCTCATGATCCCCATCGTCATCCGCGCCACCGAGAGCGCGCTGGGCATGGTGCCCCGGGAGCTGCGGGAGGCCGGCATGGCCCTGGGCCTGCCCCGCTGGCGGGTCACGGTCTCGGTGGTGCTGCCCGCGGCACGCTACGGCATCGTGACGGGAGCGCTGCTGGCCCTGGCCCGGGTCGCCGGGGAGGCGGCCCCGCTGCTGCTGACGGCGTTCGGCAACCCGTACCTGAGCCTCGACCCGACCCGGCCCATGGACAGCCTGCCGCTGCGGGTCTTCGTCTACGCCATCAGCCCCTTCCGCGAGTGGCACGCCCAGGCGTGGGCAGCTTCGCTGGTGCTGGTGTTGCTGATCCTGTCGGCCACGCTGGCGGCTCGATGGATGACGCGGCAACGGGCTTGA
- the pstC gene encoding phosphate ABC transporter permease subunit PstC — MTRATRGPDAPAQGHGTGGGLRRRLLYGPAGDRLFFALVLGLAMGVVLAAALTAYHLYAGGAQALQRFGLWGFLTGMRWDPALELRFGALPFVAGTLITSFAALALSVMPALAVALFVTEYAPGWLGQIVAYLADLLAAVPSVVYGLWGIFVLVPAVRAVELAVYLWAAETAPWLLTWLGPPAGFGVLSAVLVLAIMIVPFTASVARDAIRQVPAEQREAIYALGATRWEVVRTAILPYARGGIVAGVILALARALGETMAVTMVIGNTHQIPSSLFGPGATMASVIANEFTEAVDDLHLSSLVAVGFYLFLLAVAVHLAARWLVRRLTPGGRAA; from the coding sequence ATGACGCGTGCGACCCGCGGCCCGGATGCGCCCGCCCAGGGCCACGGCACGGGAGGCGGGCTTCGCCGGAGGCTCCTGTACGGGCCTGCGGGCGATCGCCTCTTCTTCGCCCTGGTGCTCGGCCTGGCCATGGGGGTCGTGCTCGCGGCGGCCCTCACCGCCTACCACCTGTACGCCGGGGGCGCCCAGGCGCTGCAGCGCTTCGGGTTGTGGGGCTTCCTGACCGGGATGCGATGGGACCCGGCGCTGGAGCTGCGCTTCGGCGCCCTTCCCTTCGTGGCCGGTACGCTCATCACCAGCTTCGCCGCCCTGGCGCTGTCGGTGATGCCGGCGCTGGCCGTCGCCCTCTTCGTGACGGAGTACGCGCCGGGATGGCTCGGGCAGATCGTCGCCTACCTGGCCGATCTCCTGGCCGCCGTGCCCAGCGTGGTCTACGGACTGTGGGGCATCTTCGTGCTGGTGCCGGCGGTGCGGGCGGTGGAGCTGGCCGTCTACCTGTGGGCAGCGGAGACGGCACCGTGGCTGTTGACCTGGCTGGGCCCGCCGGCCGGGTTCGGGGTCCTCTCGGCCGTGCTGGTGCTGGCCATCATGATCGTGCCGTTCACCGCCTCGGTGGCACGCGACGCCATCCGGCAGGTGCCCGCCGAGCAGCGAGAGGCGATCTACGCCCTGGGCGCCACCCGGTGGGAGGTGGTGCGCACCGCCATCCTCCCCTATGCCCGAGGAGGGATCGTGGCCGGCGTCATCCTGGCCCTGGCGCGTGCCCTGGGTGAGACCATGGCGGTGACCATGGTCATCGGCAACACCCACCAGATCCCGAGCAGCCTCTTCGGGCCGGGGGCCACCATGGCATCGGTCATCGCCAACGAGTTCACCGAGGCCGTCGACGACCTGCACTTGTCGAGCCTCGTGGCCGTCGGCTTCTACCTCTTCCTGCTGGCCGTGGCGGTCCATCTCGCCGCTCGCTGGCTCGTCCGCCGCCTCACCCCGGGAGGGCGTGCGGCATGA
- the pstS gene encoding phosphate ABC transporter substrate-binding protein PstS, whose translation MALLLGGAFDGPHRMVAARAAEALTGAGATLPYPLYSRYFDVYHRLTGVRVNYQSIGSGGGQRQLRERTVNFGASDAFLADDQMAQYPGPVLHIPTALGAVVVSYHLPGVEGPLRFTGDLLADIYLGEVARWNDPRIQRLNPGVALPPLPVVVVHRADGSGTTFVWTDYLAKVSPRWRQRVGVGTSVAWPTGLGGKGNEGVAGLVRQIPGAIGYVEMVYALSERMSFGMVQNRAGRWMLPTLESVSAAAVVPMPPDTRVSLTDTEAPDGYPIAGLTWLLVYQDLSLSTPSVGQARALAELLWWIVHEGQRYNESLHYARLPEAVVRRAEALLMGLHFRGEPLLAGAGTRQPRLSAGEGAR comes from the coding sequence ATGGCCCTGCTGCTCGGTGGGGCGTTCGACGGCCCCCACCGCATGGTAGCGGCGAGGGCGGCCGAGGCCCTGACCGGGGCGGGGGCGACGCTTCCGTACCCTCTCTACTCCCGCTACTTCGACGTCTATCACCGGCTCACGGGCGTACGGGTCAACTACCAGTCCATCGGCTCGGGCGGAGGCCAGCGACAGCTCCGGGAGCGCACCGTCAACTTCGGCGCCTCTGACGCCTTCCTCGCCGACGACCAGATGGCTCAGTACCCGGGCCCGGTCCTGCACATCCCCACCGCTTTGGGGGCGGTGGTGGTCAGCTATCACCTCCCCGGCGTCGAAGGACCTCTGCGCTTTACCGGCGACCTGCTCGCTGACATCTACCTGGGCGAAGTGGCCCGATGGAACGATCCGCGTATCCAGCGGCTCAACCCGGGCGTCGCCCTGCCGCCCCTGCCGGTGGTGGTGGTGCATCGCGCCGACGGGTCGGGCACCACCTTCGTCTGGACGGACTACCTGGCCAAGGTGTCGCCCCGCTGGCGTCAGCGGGTAGGCGTCGGCACCAGCGTCGCGTGGCCCACCGGCCTCGGGGGCAAGGGCAACGAGGGGGTGGCCGGCCTCGTCCGGCAGATCCCGGGGGCCATCGGCTACGTCGAGATGGTCTACGCCCTGAGCGAGCGCATGTCGTTCGGCATGGTACAAAACCGGGCCGGGCGATGGATGCTGCCCACGCTGGAGAGCGTATCGGCCGCCGCGGTCGTCCCGATGCCGCCGGACACCCGGGTCTCGCTGACCGACACCGAGGCCCCCGACGGCTACCCCATCGCAGGATTGACCTGGCTGCTGGTGTACCAGGATCTCAGTCTGAGCACGCCATCGGTGGGGCAGGCCCGGGCGCTGGCCGAGCTGCTGTGGTGGATCGTGCACGAGGGGCAACGCTACAACGAGTCGCTCCACTATGCCCGTTTGCCGGAGGCCGTGGTGAGGCGGGCGGAGGCGTTGCTGATGGGCCTCCACTTCCGCGGCGAGCCGCTGCTGGCGGGTGCCGGCACGCGCCAGCCGAGGCTGTCCGCAGGCGAGGGGGCGAGATGA
- a CDS encoding ABC transporter ATP-binding protein, with protein MSLVLEGLVKRFGTVEALRGLSLEIPRGTVFGLIGPNGAGKTTTMRAILRIVEPDAGRIAWDGQPVERLPLSTFGYLPEERGLYPKMRVREELRFFGELHGMLRRSIDEAVERFAELLRMHDILDRKVEDLSKGNAQKVQFAAACIHRPPVLILDEPFGGLDPVNVRLFKRAVGRLRADGTTILFSSHRMEHVEELCDGVCLISGGRVVIQGRVDQVRRATGRRVLRLAWEQEDEGARALLDSLVRRGWQVSQGANGVWQISWTDGQVETTEEARDLLASATSVGLVRLWELTYPSLEDVYVETVGASALEEDAVA; from the coding sequence GTGAGCCTGGTGCTCGAGGGCCTGGTCAAGCGCTTCGGCACGGTGGAGGCGTTGCGGGGCCTGAGCCTCGAGATCCCTCGGGGCACGGTCTTCGGCCTCATCGGCCCCAACGGGGCCGGCAAGACCACCACGATGCGCGCCATCCTGCGGATCGTCGAGCCGGACGCCGGACGCATCGCCTGGGACGGGCAGCCCGTGGAGCGGCTGCCGCTTTCCACCTTCGGCTACCTTCCCGAGGAGCGGGGCCTGTACCCCAAGATGCGGGTGCGCGAGGAGCTTCGTTTCTTCGGAGAGCTCCACGGCATGCTACGCCGATCCATCGACGAGGCCGTGGAGCGATTCGCGGAGCTGCTCCGCATGCACGACATCCTGGATCGCAAGGTGGAGGACCTCTCCAAGGGCAACGCGCAAAAGGTGCAGTTCGCGGCCGCCTGCATCCACCGCCCTCCGGTCTTGATCCTGGACGAGCCCTTCGGCGGACTCGACCCTGTCAACGTGAGGCTCTTCAAGCGGGCCGTGGGGCGACTGCGAGCCGATGGCACCACCATTCTCTTCTCCAGCCATCGCATGGAGCATGTGGAGGAGCTATGCGACGGCGTCTGCCTCATCAGCGGGGGTCGGGTCGTCATCCAGGGACGCGTCGACCAGGTGCGCCGCGCCACCGGGCGGCGGGTGCTGCGGCTCGCGTGGGAGCAGGAGGACGAAGGCGCCCGGGCCTTGCTCGACTCGCTCGTGCGGCGCGGGTGGCAGGTGTCGCAGGGGGCCAACGGGGTCTGGCAGATCAGCTGGACCGACGGGCAGGTGGAGACGACTGAGGAGGCCCGCGATCTGCTCGCCTCGGCGACCTCGGTGGGGCTCGTGCGGCTCTGGGAGCTGACCTACCCCTCGCTGGAGGACGTGTACGTCGAGACGGTCGGGGCAAGCGCCCTGGAGGAGGACGCGGTGGCATGA
- a CDS encoding ABC transporter permease, whose protein sequence is MSRAVWVIARREWRALVSSRAYRFATLVGALALLALSLLPLLLTRAQQESPSTVAVVDEAGGVLEQMRAVEAVLPPALRPPVEWRPAGSSPMAEGARDLTLHIRRAADGELEWVVTGERVDDAVVRGLQQVATPVAVADRSRRLGIEPEVAVSLQAPARVRVESGGAADVTAGAAASVDGPPVGEIMALMLMLMLYMTLTLYGSVVVNGVTAEKGSRVVEMLLVAARPGELLRGKLLGIAAASLVQYAIWAAVGSIAFVLQRGALGAQLSQMLGAPVELQGIPLRLVGYLGLFFVLGFTSFGALFAASASLASRPEESSQTIWPPMVLIVAGYMLAVFSLPDPASRLAVVSSVLPFVGPLVMFVRIALAQPPLVDVALSVGVSTLTAYLTLRLAERVYRTSLLRMRRTSWSAALREGRGAAR, encoded by the coding sequence ATGAGCCGAGCGGTGTGGGTGATCGCCCGACGCGAGTGGCGAGCGCTGGTCTCCTCCCGGGCGTATCGCTTCGCCACGCTGGTGGGGGCCCTGGCCCTGCTGGCGCTGTCGCTCTTGCCCCTGTTGCTGACACGGGCGCAGCAGGAGTCGCCCTCGACCGTGGCGGTGGTCGACGAGGCCGGGGGTGTCCTGGAGCAGATGCGGGCCGTGGAGGCGGTGCTGCCACCGGCCCTGAGGCCACCGGTGGAGTGGCGCCCGGCGGGTTCGTCGCCCATGGCCGAGGGGGCGAGGGACCTGACGCTCCACATCCGCCGAGCGGCGGACGGCGAGCTGGAATGGGTGGTGACAGGTGAGCGCGTCGACGACGCGGTGGTGCGCGGCCTGCAGCAGGTGGCCACCCCCGTGGCGGTGGCGGACCGCTCCCGACGCCTGGGCATCGAGCCCGAGGTGGCTGTCTCCCTCCAGGCGCCCGCCCGGGTGCGGGTCGAGTCGGGCGGAGCCGCCGACGTGACCGCGGGCGCTGCGGCGAGCGTGGACGGGCCCCCGGTGGGGGAGATCATGGCGCTGATGTTGATGCTGATGCTGTACATGACCCTCACCCTCTACGGGTCCGTCGTGGTCAACGGCGTGACGGCCGAGAAGGGCAGCCGTGTCGTGGAGATGCTGCTGGTGGCGGCGCGGCCGGGCGAGCTCCTGCGGGGCAAGCTGCTGGGGATCGCGGCGGCGTCGCTGGTGCAGTACGCGATCTGGGCCGCGGTGGGCTCCATCGCCTTCGTCTTGCAACGGGGGGCGCTGGGGGCGCAGCTGAGCCAGATGCTGGGAGCGCCCGTCGAGCTCCAGGGGATCCCCCTGCGGCTCGTGGGTTACCTGGGGCTCTTCTTCGTGCTGGGCTTCACCAGCTTCGGGGCCCTCTTCGCGGCGTCGGCCTCCCTGGCCAGCCGCCCGGAGGAGTCCTCGCAGACCATCTGGCCCCCCATGGTGCTGATCGTGGCCGGCTACATGCTGGCCGTCTTCTCCTTGCCGGACCCGGCATCCCGCCTGGCGGTCGTCAGCTCGGTGCTGCCCTTCGTGGGGCCTCTGGTGATGTTCGTGCGCATCGCGCTGGCACAGCCGCCCCTGGTGGATGTCGCGCTCAGCGTGGGCGTATCGACGCTGACCGCCTACCTGACGCTGCGGCTGGCCGAGCGGGTCTACCGGACGTCGCTGCTGCGCATGCGACGCACCTCGTGGTCGGCGGCCCTGCGGGAGGGGAGGGGGGCTGCCCGGTGA
- a CDS encoding phosphatase PAP2 family protein, which produces MSGLVAVALYVGAMLALSPMGEGPAATVEDAVSAAAAAMADAHLDQHRPPSWGQSSDGDPDPVRPLMEAASAVGSPYGLGALLAGVALVDPDTALAGAQALAGAGMTTVAVKAVLGRLRPSTGAGAGEWAGPSPPDDSRQSMPSGHAALAGAVMGALGRSHPGAAPALEAAAVLIGLSRVYLGLHWPTDVLAGDALGDWWADAIASGDGA; this is translated from the coding sequence GTGAGCGGCCTGGTGGCGGTCGCCCTGTACGTGGGGGCCATGCTGGCCTTGAGCCCGATGGGGGAGGGGCCTGCGGCCACCGTGGAGGATGCCGTCTCGGCCGCCGCCGCAGCGATGGCCGACGCCCACCTCGACCAGCACCGTCCGCCGTCGTGGGGGCAAAGCTCCGACGGCGACCCGGATCCGGTGCGACCGCTGATGGAGGCCGCCTCGGCGGTGGGGTCCCCTTACGGGCTGGGTGCACTGCTGGCCGGCGTCGCACTGGTGGACCCCGACACCGCCCTGGCGGGAGCCCAGGCTCTGGCGGGGGCCGGCATGACGACCGTCGCCGTCAAGGCGGTCCTGGGCCGCTTGCGCCCGTCGACCGGAGCCGGCGCCGGCGAGTGGGCGGGCCCGTCGCCCCCCGACGACAGCCGCCAGTCGATGCCGAGCGGTCACGCCGCCCTGGCCGGCGCCGTCATGGGGGCGCTCGGTCGCTCCCATCCCGGGGCGGCCCCGGCGCTCGAGGCCGCCGCGGTGCTGATCGGGCTCAGCCGCGTCTACCTGGGCCTCCACTGGCCCACCGACGTGCTGGCGGGCGACGCCCTCGGCGACTGGTGGGCCGACGCCATCGCATCGGGCGACGGCGCATAG
- a CDS encoding GerAB/ArcD/ProY family transporter: MDPGRVSSMEAALLLLATALPWAILFMPRMAVEIAGRDAWLAAVPLTLFALVLGYLAASLQRRYPGQTLVSIVCRVVGRPVGLAVGVAYAAWFVSVAALTLREAGEVIINVILPRTPIPVVLGSLLLVAALNVRSGMEVMARSNLFLAPFVIGFLLVLVIFSLRDIRASNLLPVLEEGAVPMLRGAYVSAGFFATAVAALATAGPRLNRPQEVFGVVTWAVCVVGGLTLVSSLWFVGVMGAELAGRMRFLPVEAARFISVAEFLERMEALTVAFWVMATFAKLSVWYYAAVTSLSEVLGLGDYRPMVWPMGLLIGEGSLLFFRNISDLTAFVRFAGTPYMLVFELVIPMAVLVVAAVRRAMGTRRHRPAR, from the coding sequence ATGGACCCCGGGCGCGTCTCGTCGATGGAGGCCGCGCTGCTGTTGCTGGCCACGGCCCTGCCCTGGGCCATCCTCTTCATGCCGCGCATGGCCGTGGAGATCGCAGGCCGGGATGCATGGCTGGCTGCCGTACCGCTCACCCTGTTCGCTCTCGTCCTGGGCTACCTGGCTGCCTCGCTGCAGCGGCGCTACCCCGGTCAGACGCTGGTCTCCATCGTCTGCCGGGTGGTGGGGCGTCCGGTGGGACTGGCCGTGGGCGTCGCCTACGCTGCCTGGTTCGTCTCGGTGGCGGCTCTGACGCTGCGGGAGGCGGGGGAGGTCATCATCAACGTCATCCTGCCGCGTACGCCCATCCCCGTGGTGCTGGGCAGCCTGCTCCTGGTGGCGGCGCTCAACGTGCGCAGCGGCATGGAGGTGATGGCGCGGTCCAACCTCTTCCTGGCGCCCTTCGTCATCGGTTTTCTCCTCGTCCTGGTCATCTTCTCCCTGCGCGACATCCGCGCCAGCAACCTCCTGCCCGTCCTCGAGGAGGGAGCGGTGCCGATGTTGAGGGGCGCGTACGTCTCCGCCGGCTTCTTCGCGACGGCGGTGGCGGCGCTGGCCACGGCCGGGCCCCGCCTCAACCGCCCGCAGGAGGTCTTCGGGGTGGTGACGTGGGCCGTCTGCGTGGTGGGAGGTCTGACGCTGGTCTCTTCCCTCTGGTTCGTCGGGGTGATGGGAGCGGAGCTGGCGGGGCGCATGCGCTTCCTGCCCGTCGAGGCGGCCCGCTTCATCAGCGTCGCCGAGTTCCTGGAGCGAATGGAGGCCCTCACGGTCGCGTTCTGGGTGATGGCCACCTTCGCCAAGCTCAGCGTCTGGTACTATGCGGCCGTCACCTCGCTGTCCGAGGTGCTGGGGCTGGGCGACTACCGGCCCATGGTCTGGCCGATGGGCCTGCTCATCGGCGAGGGCTCGCTGCTCTTCTTCCGCAACATCAGCGACCTGACCGCGTTCGTCCGGTTCGCCGGGACGCCCTACATGCTGGTCTTCGAGTTGGTCATCCCCATGGCCGTGCTCGTGGTGGCGGCGGTCCGGCGGGCGATGGGCACCCGCCGGCACCGGCCGGCACGCTAG
- a CDS encoding Ger(x)C family spore germination protein, whose amino-acid sequence MTGALAGRGAGSPRRWLLGGLVACLAAISTGCWDRIEVNDLAIVNGVALDRAGPQSVRMTVSVAVPSRVRTPGALGGGGTALPSDATVAAEGRTVVDAVVALQAKTGRRLFWGHIQVILVGDALARQGLGPVLDFFSRHRQPRLRTLIAVVPGEAAEVLATLATIEPSTATAIRELAMIHPAAVMTLKDFLADRLEQGREPVVPVIRVGSRGATQPGTLQLSPEQEPPPPALQRNPLRSELAGVAVFRGDRLTGYLGPSESLGLLWVRGLPLAFAVTVPLGEAGRYASLAIIRVGADMRPRFEGDRIVMEVRLFGEHELIEDAAGIDTDSPRVITLIEQELAEAIGRGVRNAAIKLQQELRSDAFGFGAAVRRADPARWRELSDRWEEVFRDVALELQVQTFIRRVGLSSRSMAMPRPQLLTEDELERRVIGR is encoded by the coding sequence TTGACGGGCGCGCTCGCCGGTCGTGGCGCCGGGTCGCCCCGGCGGTGGCTCCTGGGCGGGCTGGTCGCCTGCCTGGCGGCTATTTCCACGGGGTGCTGGGACCGCATCGAGGTCAACGACCTGGCCATCGTCAACGGCGTCGCCCTCGATCGGGCGGGCCCCCAGTCGGTGCGGATGACGGTCTCGGTGGCCGTGCCGTCGAGGGTGCGCACGCCGGGCGCGCTGGGGGGCGGCGGGACGGCCCTGCCGTCCGATGCGACCGTCGCGGCCGAGGGGCGCACCGTGGTGGACGCCGTGGTGGCTCTCCAGGCCAAGACGGGACGGCGTCTCTTCTGGGGCCACATCCAGGTCATCCTGGTGGGCGACGCGCTCGCCCGCCAGGGGCTGGGCCCGGTGCTCGACTTCTTCTCCCGCCATCGCCAGCCCCGCCTGCGCACCCTCATCGCCGTGGTGCCGGGTGAGGCGGCCGAGGTCCTGGCCACCCTGGCCACCATCGAACCCTCCACGGCGACCGCCATCCGCGAGCTGGCCATGATCCACCCCGCGGCGGTCATGACCCTCAAGGACTTCCTGGCCGACCGCCTCGAGCAGGGGCGCGAGCCCGTGGTACCGGTCATCCGGGTCGGATCCCGAGGAGCGACCCAGCCCGGCACGTTGCAGCTCTCGCCCGAGCAGGAGCCCCCGCCCCCTGCCCTCCAGCGCAACCCTCTGCGCTCCGAGCTGGCCGGGGTGGCGGTCTTTCGAGGAGATCGGCTGACAGGCTACCTCGGCCCGTCGGAGAGCCTGGGCCTGCTGTGGGTGCGCGGCCTGCCCCTCGCCTTCGCCGTCACGGTGCCGCTGGGAGAGGCTGGCCGCTACGCCAGCCTGGCCATCATCCGAGTGGGGGCGGACATGCGGCCCCGCTTCGAGGGCGACCGCATCGTGATGGAGGTGCGGCTGTTCGGCGAGCACGAGCTCATCGAGGACGCGGCCGGCATCGACACCGACTCCCCTCGCGTCATCACGCTCATCGAGCAGGAGCTGGCCGAGGCCATCGGTCGCGGCGTCCGAAACGCGGCCATCAAGCTGCAGCAGGAACTTCGAAGCGATGCCTTCGGCTTCGGGGCAGCCGTCCGCCGGGCCGACCCCGCCCGATGGCGGGAGCTCTCGGACCGGTGGGAGGAGGTCTTCCGCGACGTCGCCCTGGAGCTCCAGGTGCAGACCTTCATCCGGCGAGTGGGGCTCTCCTCTCGGTCCATGGCCATGCCCCGTCCCCAGCTGCTGACCGAGGACGAGCTCGAGCGGCGGGTGATCGGCCGGTGA